One segment of Streptomyces sp. YIM 121038 DNA contains the following:
- a CDS encoding peptidyl-alpha-hydroxyglycine alpha-amidating lyase family protein, translating into MTVGPATSETVYEPVPYWARIPHGIWLQEATSVAVDSDDRVYVFNRGNMPVLVLDREGDVVDMWGNDTPFTGTELIENPYGALTPRWKGCRFLHPHAVTVDHEDHLWLVDDIGNKITKTDRAGNTLLVLGTGSPSGFQSGEPFNRPTDVAISPLTGDVFVTDGYGNSRVHRFDARGRHLLSWGAPGSDDGQFSLPHNIALLGDDAVIVCDRENHRVQVFSLDGGFRASWHAHKAVAVCAGKGADTHVYVAEQGPPPVQYGVPGLGHKVRVYDRDGRRVTSFGADLPGEAPEQFNWPHSVAVDSEGSVYVAEVSYVEVGSGLTPPRELVSLRKWRRARG; encoded by the coding sequence TTGACTGTCGGACCCGCGACCAGCGAGACCGTCTACGAACCGGTGCCCTATTGGGCCAGGATCCCGCACGGGATCTGGCTCCAGGAGGCCACGTCCGTCGCCGTCGACTCGGACGACCGGGTCTACGTCTTCAACCGCGGCAACATGCCGGTCCTGGTCCTCGACCGGGAGGGCGACGTCGTCGACATGTGGGGCAACGACACGCCGTTCACCGGCACGGAGCTGATCGAGAACCCGTACGGCGCGCTGACCCCGCGCTGGAAGGGCTGCCGCTTCCTGCATCCGCACGCCGTCACCGTCGACCACGAGGACCACCTCTGGCTCGTCGACGACATCGGGAACAAGATCACCAAGACGGACCGCGCGGGAAACACCCTGCTCGTGCTCGGCACCGGAAGCCCGAGCGGCTTCCAGAGCGGCGAGCCCTTCAACCGCCCGACCGACGTGGCGATATCCCCGCTGACGGGCGACGTCTTCGTGACGGACGGGTACGGCAACTCCCGCGTGCACCGCTTCGACGCGCGCGGCCGCCATCTGCTGTCCTGGGGCGCGCCCGGAAGCGACGACGGGCAGTTCAGCCTGCCGCACAACATCGCCCTCCTCGGCGACGACGCGGTGATCGTGTGCGACCGCGAGAACCACCGCGTGCAGGTGTTCTCCCTGGACGGCGGTTTCCGCGCCTCCTGGCACGCCCACAAGGCGGTCGCCGTCTGCGCGGGCAAAGGCGCGGACACCCATGTGTACGTCGCCGAGCAGGGGCCGCCGCCGGTCCAGTACGGCGTGCCCGGGCTCGGGCACAAGGTGCGGGTGTACGACCGGGACGGCCGCCGCGTCACCTCGTTCGGCGCCGACCTGCCCGGGGAGGCGCCGGAGCAGTTCAACTGGCCGCACAGCGTGGCCGTGGACTCCGAGGGCAGCGTGTACGTGGCGGAGGTGTCCTACGTCGAGGTCGGCAGCGGGCTCACGCCGCCGCGCGAGCTGGTGAGCCTGCGCAAGTGGCGGCGCGCACGGGGGTGA
- a CDS encoding ABC transporter permease, whose amino-acid sequence MTPPDDCLARNEWICGEYLSTRRRILLDAVLQHLELTAVSVLIGLAVALPLAVLARRWALAAGPVLAVTTVLYTIPSLAMFSLLLPLYGLSASLVVAGLVLYSLTLLVRNILAGLRAVPEDTRQAARGMGYGPIRLLLTVELPLALPAAMAGLRIATVSAVSLVTVGAIVGFGGLGNLIYAGMNTYFKAQVLTASVLCVVIAVAADVALLGVQRLLTPWTRAGRA is encoded by the coding sequence GTGACGCCCCCGGACGACTGCCTGGCCCGCAACGAGTGGATCTGCGGCGAGTATCTGAGCACCCGCCGCCGGATCCTCCTCGACGCCGTCCTCCAGCACCTGGAGCTGACCGCGGTCTCCGTCCTCATCGGGCTCGCCGTCGCGCTGCCCCTGGCCGTGCTCGCCCGCCGCTGGGCCCTCGCGGCGGGACCCGTCCTCGCCGTCACCACCGTGCTGTACACGATCCCGTCGCTCGCGATGTTCTCGCTGCTGCTGCCCCTGTACGGCCTGTCCGCGTCGCTCGTCGTGGCCGGGCTCGTCCTGTACTCGCTGACGCTCCTTGTCCGGAACATCCTCGCCGGGCTGCGCGCCGTGCCCGAGGACACCCGGCAGGCCGCCCGCGGCATGGGCTACGGGCCGATCCGGCTGCTGCTGACCGTGGAGCTGCCGCTCGCGCTGCCCGCCGCCATGGCGGGCCTGCGCATCGCCACCGTCTCCGCCGTCTCGCTCGTCACCGTCGGCGCGATCGTCGGCTTCGGGGGCCTCGGCAACCTGATCTACGCGGGCATGAACACCTACTTCAAGGCACAGGTCCTCACCGCCTCGGTCCTGTGCGTGGTCATCGCCGTCGCCGCCGACGTGGCCCTGCTCGGCGTCCAGCGCCTGCTCACCCCCTGGACGAGGGCGGGGCGCGCGTGA
- a CDS encoding GNAT family N-acetyltransferase — protein sequence MTDVTAVAAGAPPGIRIRPLVRGDWDAVAALEAEAYTRLGLSEGRAALESRARASPDTCFVLDGGRVAVGYVLALPYPLFQCPDLSHGEDTAFPSGNLHLHDLVVAEAFRGRGLARRLLRHLSATARSLTYERISLVAVGGSDTFWSARGFAAHPEVPLPDGYGDGALYMSTALPVTAPQAPSERRRG from the coding sequence ATGACCGACGTCACCGCTGTGGCGGCCGGGGCACCCCCCGGCATCCGGATCCGCCCCCTCGTCCGGGGCGACTGGGACGCCGTCGCGGCCCTGGAGGCCGAGGCGTACACCCGCCTCGGCCTCAGCGAGGGCCGGGCCGCCCTGGAGTCGCGGGCGCGGGCCTCGCCCGACACCTGCTTCGTCCTGGACGGGGGGCGGGTCGCGGTGGGCTACGTGCTGGCCCTGCCCTACCCGCTGTTCCAGTGTCCCGACCTCTCCCACGGGGAGGACACCGCGTTCCCCTCCGGCAATCTGCACCTGCACGACCTGGTCGTCGCCGAGGCGTTCCGCGGCCGGGGGCTCGCGCGACGGCTGCTGCGCCACCTCTCGGCGACCGCGCGGTCGCTGACGTACGAGCGGATCTCCCTGGTCGCCGTCGGCGGCAGTGACACCTTCTGGTCGGCGCGGGGCTTCGCCGCCCACCCGGAGGTCCCGCTCCCGGACGGCTACGGCGACGGCGCCCTCTACATGTCGACGGCCCTGCCGGTCACCGCTCCACAGGCTCCATCGGAAAGACGAAGAGGCTGA
- a CDS encoding flagellar hook-length control protein, producing the protein MRSIKTSVRSLCLAAAAVAIAAGTVTPAAAAPSDTRNTKAMTWTFLGDGPDGTVRVGGGPLSNPYQGDTATGTALPVLCIKVDGSSVPAGITPDFYAGWAKGTVAASNPIRGTRLTSLAVADGLCANTFGAGWRMAEFHDGKYGPNLDSSGGWSFWAYGDVPIGTRFWTYINDQPANPWS; encoded by the coding sequence TTGCGTTCGATCAAGACGTCCGTACGCTCCCTCTGCCTCGCCGCGGCCGCCGTCGCGATCGCGGCGGGCACCGTGACCCCGGCGGCCGCCGCGCCGTCCGACACCCGCAACACCAAGGCCATGACCTGGACCTTCCTCGGCGACGGGCCTGACGGCACCGTGCGCGTGGGCGGCGGTCCGCTGAGCAACCCGTACCAGGGCGACACCGCCACCGGCACGGCGCTGCCCGTGCTCTGTATCAAGGTCGACGGCAGCTCCGTGCCCGCGGGGATCACCCCCGACTTCTACGCGGGCTGGGCCAAGGGCACCGTCGCGGCCAGCAACCCCATCCGCGGCACCCGGCTGACCAGCCTCGCGGTGGCCGACGGCCTGTGCGCCAACACCTTCGGCGCGGGCTGGCGCATGGCCGAGTTCCACGACGGCAAGTACGGCCCGAACCTCGACAGTTCGGGCGGCTGGAGCTTCTGGGCGTACGGCGACGTCCCCATCGGCACCCGCTTCTGGACGTACATCAACGACCAGCCCGCCAACCCCTGGAGCTGA
- a CDS encoding MFS transporter: MLRVRDGFRRTQIAIAALFCALGFQYATWAARLPALRSRLDLSEAELGLLLMACGVGAAASFPLVAALTRRWGSRRLAFVSAVFLGLLLLALAVAPNYPVALLIMCADGVGVGCLNVAMNAQGAALESRYRRTAMAKLHAAFSAGSLGAALLASGMSALTSSVAAHFGVAALLVILLAMYADPALLTDDQPAAAPAEKLRRGFALPAALTLWLGFAMVFGTVAEGAMNDWSALYLKDVADASSRVAPLGIAVVSVMMVLARLFADGWRTRWGDGRVVRGGSVLAAAGLAAALLLGGVVPALIGFACMGLGLAAVTPCVYVAAARQGARALALVAAMGTTGLLAGPPLIGFVASGSSLVWGMAAVAASALLVSGCALRIDWTPTEEPRLVDEPTGSTT, from the coding sequence ATGTTGCGTGTTCGCGATGGTTTTCGCCGGACACAGATCGCCATCGCGGCGCTGTTCTGCGCCCTCGGCTTCCAGTACGCCACGTGGGCCGCGCGGCTGCCCGCGCTCAGGTCCCGCCTGGATCTGAGCGAGGCGGAGCTCGGCCTGCTCCTGATGGCCTGCGGGGTCGGCGCCGCGGCGTCCTTCCCGCTGGTCGCCGCACTCACCCGGCGGTGGGGGTCGCGGCGCCTGGCGTTCGTCTCCGCCGTCTTCCTCGGCCTGCTCCTGCTCGCGCTCGCCGTGGCGCCGAACTATCCGGTGGCCCTGCTGATCATGTGCGCCGACGGCGTGGGCGTCGGCTGTCTCAACGTCGCCATGAACGCGCAGGGCGCCGCGCTCGAATCCCGCTACCGGCGCACCGCCATGGCCAAGCTGCACGCCGCGTTCAGCGCCGGTTCCCTCGGCGCGGCCCTGCTCGCGTCCGGCATGAGCGCGCTGACGTCGTCCGTGGCCGCGCACTTCGGGGTGGCCGCGCTCCTCGTCATCCTGCTCGCGATGTACGCCGACCCGGCGCTCCTGACGGACGATCAGCCCGCCGCCGCGCCCGCGGAGAAGCTCCGCCGCGGCTTCGCCCTGCCCGCCGCCCTCACGCTCTGGCTGGGGTTCGCCATGGTCTTCGGCACCGTGGCGGAAGGCGCGATGAACGACTGGTCGGCGCTCTATCTCAAGGACGTCGCCGACGCCTCGTCCCGGGTGGCGCCGCTCGGCATCGCCGTGGTGTCCGTGATGATGGTGCTGGCCCGCCTCTTCGCCGACGGCTGGCGCACCCGCTGGGGCGACGGCCGCGTCGTGCGCGGGGGCAGCGTCCTCGCCGCCGCCGGACTCGCCGCCGCCCTGCTCCTGGGCGGCGTCGTCCCGGCCCTGATCGGCTTCGCCTGCATGGGACTCGGGCTCGCTGCCGTCACCCCGTGCGTGTACGTCGCCGCCGCCCGGCAGGGTGCGCGGGCCCTCGCCCTGGTCGCCGCGATGGGCACGACGGGGCTGCTCGCCGGTCCCCCGCTCATCGGCTTCGTCGCCAGCGGCAGCAGCCTGGTCTGGGGCATGGCGGCCGTCGCGGCCTCGGCCCTGCTGGTGTCGGGCTGCGCGCTGCGGATCGACTGGACTCCGACGGAGGAGCCGCGGCTGGTGGACGAGCCGACTGGTTCCACAACTTGA
- a CDS encoding DUF6271 family protein, which yields MRKICLALPTDRACVPMVTALGREAAHAAAHFDVEVHLLILDSAEPTAFAEHARAARAAIGTPRVVVHHLGEAAQRVFLRQVIQRSGLPKPELLLDLMLPAEPSYGACTNRAFLIASALGCTSVHRRDSDSRYQVRDGTTVFPVHQELTSLGKRAGDAASSVTETTLDPAHADKPVVLVGSSFIGELSVDISEIRDLDPGVYHDVVSLWAPADWSQDDKRALVEESFTGAGTAPFTEDHAVLALVDPMRVDMCNVSFHQVHERVPLPPATNTIGSDYFLLHVVYNGTLPGVLHNRNIVNFHTGERRTDSGFAAYQTRFTKFFLSMLHLHHVYAGLAREGAALLDRRHGVRARRVAELVRASTLLDPAENEARLDVIERAYRGLGGRYAAFAATLPPRRARLIDEARQDMEDFALLIENWAALVRASASTGVPRLDGHAPELDR from the coding sequence ATGCGCAAGATCTGCCTCGCCCTGCCCACCGACCGGGCCTGCGTGCCCATGGTGACGGCGCTCGGCCGAGAAGCCGCCCACGCCGCCGCGCACTTCGACGTCGAGGTGCACCTGTTGATCCTCGACTCCGCCGAACCGACCGCCTTCGCGGAGCACGCCCGGGCCGCGCGCGCCGCCATCGGCACGCCCCGCGTCGTCGTCCACCACCTCGGCGAGGCCGCCCAGCGCGTGTTCCTGCGGCAGGTGATCCAGCGCTCCGGCCTGCCGAAGCCCGAGCTGCTGCTCGACCTCATGCTGCCCGCCGAGCCGTCCTACGGGGCCTGCACCAACCGGGCCTTCCTGATCGCGAGCGCCCTCGGCTGCACGTCCGTGCACCGCAGGGACTCCGACAGCCGCTACCAAGTGCGCGACGGCACGACCGTGTTCCCCGTCCACCAGGAACTCACCTCGCTCGGCAAGCGCGCGGGGGACGCCGCGTCCAGCGTCACGGAGACGACCCTCGACCCGGCGCACGCGGACAAGCCGGTGGTCCTCGTGGGCAGCTCCTTCATCGGCGAACTGTCCGTCGACATCAGTGAGATCCGCGACCTCGACCCCGGCGTCTACCACGACGTCGTCAGTCTCTGGGCCCCCGCCGACTGGTCCCAGGACGACAAGCGCGCTCTCGTCGAGGAGTCCTTCACGGGCGCGGGCACCGCGCCGTTCACCGAGGACCACGCGGTCCTCGCCCTCGTCGACCCCATGCGCGTCGACATGTGCAACGTCAGCTTCCACCAGGTGCACGAGCGCGTGCCGCTGCCGCCCGCCACCAACACCATCGGCAGCGACTACTTCCTCCTACACGTCGTGTACAACGGCACGCTGCCCGGCGTCCTGCACAACCGCAACATCGTGAACTTCCACACCGGCGAGCGGCGCACCGACAGCGGCTTCGCCGCGTACCAGACGCGGTTCACGAAGTTCTTCCTGTCCATGCTCCACCTCCACCACGTCTACGCGGGGCTTGCCCGGGAAGGGGCCGCGCTCCTCGACCGCCGCCACGGCGTCCGGGCCCGGCGCGTCGCCGAACTCGTGCGGGCCAGCACCCTCCTGGACCCGGCGGAGAACGAGGCCCGCCTCGACGTCATCGAGCGCGCGTACCGCGGGCTCGGCGGCCGGTACGCCGCGTTCGCCGCCACGCTGCCCCCGCGCCGCGCGCGTCTGATCGACGAGGCGCGCCAGGACATGGAGGACTTCGCGCTGCTCATCGAGAACTGGGCCGCCCTGGTGCGGGCGAGCGCGTCGACGGGCGTCCCCCGCCTCGACGGGCACGCCCCCGAGCTGGACCGCTAG
- a CDS encoding NUDIX domain-containing protein has product MGHTQPHEPGEEQAPGHPPLTFADNRRPTPHALIGAGVAVTDDRGRVLLGHSRRGAWELPGGKPDAGESFEEAAVRELLEETGLRAEPSDARVLAVLMDAAHGMPRLTAAVHVTRATGVPTVTEPQLMHRWEWHEVTALPRLGAALFTPSAHVLDTVWPGLLPGLPPVHRHAVARHPGGPGAAGSRAAAGRAEHSG; this is encoded by the coding sequence GTGGGACACACACAGCCGCACGAGCCGGGCGAGGAGCAGGCCCCCGGGCATCCGCCGCTCACCTTCGCCGACAACCGCCGCCCCACCCCGCACGCGCTCATCGGCGCGGGCGTCGCCGTCACCGACGACCGGGGCCGGGTGCTGCTCGGCCACTCGCGCCGCGGCGCCTGGGAACTGCCCGGCGGCAAGCCCGACGCGGGAGAGTCGTTCGAGGAGGCCGCGGTCCGCGAACTCCTGGAGGAGACGGGCCTGAGGGCGGAACCGTCCGACGCGCGGGTGCTCGCGGTCCTCATGGACGCCGCCCACGGCATGCCGCGCCTGACGGCGGCCGTCCACGTCACCCGCGCCACCGGCGTGCCCACCGTGACCGAGCCCCAGCTCATGCACCGCTGGGAGTGGCACGAGGTGACCGCGCTGCCGAGGCTCGGCGCGGCCCTGTTCACCCCGAGCGCGCACGTCCTGGACACGGTGTGGCCGGGCCTCCTGCCCGGCCTGCCCCCGGTGCACCGGCATGCCGTGGCACGGCACCCGGGCGGGCCGGGGGCGGCCGGATCCCGCGCGGCGGCGGGCAGAGCAGAACACTCCGGATGA
- a CDS encoding type III PLP-dependent enzyme, with amino-acid sequence MNAMYVTPRLRAALEAATEDRLVFDLPGIEERYDALLRELPGVAVRFAMKACPLDEVLTGLARRGAGFDAASPHEIAQALATGVPADRVHYGNTVKSDRNIAEAHRLGIRDFATDSVEDVLAIAALAPGARVFCRLATDGGGALWGLSHKFGCSPADALRVLETARDAGLTPAGLSVHVGSQQMTAGAWRDALERMAGVIAALRPRGIHLDHVNLGGGLPALGYRDRHGTPLRPPLDTIFAVIREGMRRLRAVSPAPLDFVIEPGRHLVADHGAVRAHVSRLSTRQQATGERRHWLYLSCGKFNGLYEMDALQYALVFPTHRGADRVPAVIAGPTCDSDDAYGHERGLVQVPRGAASGDPVWVLSTGAYATSYTTQGFNGFRPLPHTWIRGERDALAGAAPGGTR; translated from the coding sequence ATGAACGCCATGTACGTCACCCCACGGCTGCGCGCCGCCCTGGAGGCCGCGACCGAGGACCGGCTCGTCTTCGACCTGCCGGGCATCGAGGAGCGCTACGACGCGCTGCTGCGCGAACTCCCGGGCGTGGCCGTCCGGTTCGCGATGAAGGCCTGCCCGCTGGACGAGGTCCTCACCGGCCTGGCCCGGCGGGGCGCGGGCTTCGACGCGGCCAGCCCGCACGAGATCGCGCAGGCCCTCGCGACCGGCGTGCCCGCCGACCGGGTCCACTACGGCAACACCGTCAAGTCCGACCGGAACATCGCCGAGGCCCACCGCCTGGGCATCAGGGACTTCGCCACCGACAGCGTCGAGGACGTCCTCGCGATCGCGGCGCTCGCCCCCGGCGCCCGCGTCTTCTGCCGCCTGGCCACCGACGGCGGGGGCGCGCTGTGGGGCCTGAGCCACAAGTTCGGCTGCTCGCCCGCCGACGCGCTGCGCGTCCTGGAGACGGCACGGGACGCGGGCCTGACCCCGGCGGGCCTGTCCGTGCACGTCGGCTCCCAGCAGATGACGGCCGGGGCCTGGCGCGACGCCCTGGAGCGGATGGCCGGCGTGATCGCGGCCCTGCGGCCGCGGGGCATCCATCTGGACCACGTCAACCTGGGCGGCGGCCTGCCCGCGCTCGGCTACCGCGACCGGCACGGCACGCCCCTCCGACCGCCCCTCGACACGATCTTCGCCGTGATCCGGGAGGGCATGCGGCGGCTGCGGGCCGTGTCGCCCGCGCCCCTGGACTTCGTCATCGAGCCGGGCCGCCATCTGGTCGCCGACCACGGCGCGGTACGGGCCCACGTGTCCCGGCTCTCCACCCGGCAGCAGGCCACGGGCGAACGCCGGCACTGGCTGTATCTGAGCTGCGGCAAGTTCAACGGCCTGTACGAGATGGACGCGCTCCAGTACGCCCTCGTCTTCCCCACGCACCGGGGCGCGGACCGCGTGCCCGCCGTGATCGCGGGGCCCACCTGCGACAGCGACGACGCATACGGCCACGAGCGGGGCCTGGTCCAGGTGCCGCGCGGGGCCGCGTCGGGCGACCCCGTCTGGGTGCTCTCCACCGGCGCGTACGCCACCAGTTACACGACGCAGGGCTTCAACGGGTTCCGGCCGCTGCCGCACACCTGGATCCGCGGCGAGCGCGACGCCCTCGCGGGCGCCGCTCCGGGAGGGACGCGCTAG
- a CDS encoding glycoside hydrolase family 3 protein — translation MASTSHPHLTRLANSVLQPGFVGTTAPDWVRRRIADGLASVVLFGRNIESPEQVAALTAELRAENPDLIVAIDEEAGDVTRIAARTGASWPGNLALGAIDDPDLTERVARDIGRQLREIGVSLDFAPSADVNSNPMNPVIGVRSFGARTDVVSRHTAAWIRGLQSAGVAACAKHFPGHGDTAVDSHHGLPRFTADAEEIARTALPPFTAAMESGVRAVMTAHMLVPAYDAELPATLSPAILGDVLRGQLGFTGLVVTDGIEMSAVSGPYGIAGATVRAVAAGVDAVCVGGESAEQSTADELRDALVRAVLDGTLPEERLTEAAGRVGEFAAWSAGLGRQAAPAADASDIGLVAARRAVRVHGESGAKLPLTADPHVVELSPTMSLAVDGATPWGVAEPLRALRPGTTSVRVGEAELTRDADLLDRVALAPASGRELVVVVRDAARHPWMSKALTGLVNSRPDALVVEMGVPAGDRVGAVHLTTYGATRVSGIAVAEVLAGAA, via the coding sequence ATGGCAAGCACCAGCCACCCGCACCTCACCCGCCTTGCCAACTCCGTCCTCCAGCCGGGGTTCGTGGGCACGACCGCGCCGGACTGGGTGCGGCGCAGGATCGCCGACGGGCTCGCGTCCGTGGTGCTGTTCGGGCGCAACATCGAGAGCCCGGAGCAGGTCGCCGCGCTCACCGCCGAGCTGCGCGCCGAGAACCCCGACCTGATCGTGGCCATCGACGAGGAGGCGGGCGACGTCACCCGCATCGCCGCGCGCACCGGCGCCTCCTGGCCCGGCAACCTCGCCCTCGGCGCCATCGACGACCCCGACCTCACCGAGCGCGTCGCACGGGACATCGGCCGCCAGCTCCGCGAGATCGGCGTGTCCCTCGACTTCGCGCCGAGCGCCGACGTCAACTCCAACCCGATGAACCCCGTCATCGGCGTGCGTTCCTTCGGCGCCCGCACCGACGTCGTCTCACGGCACACCGCCGCCTGGATCCGGGGCCTGCAGTCCGCCGGGGTCGCCGCCTGCGCCAAGCACTTCCCCGGCCACGGCGACACCGCCGTCGACTCCCACCACGGCCTGCCGCGGTTCACCGCCGACGCCGAGGAGATCGCCCGCACGGCGCTGCCGCCGTTCACCGCGGCGATGGAGTCGGGCGTACGCGCCGTCATGACCGCGCACATGCTCGTGCCCGCGTACGACGCCGAGCTGCCCGCGACGCTCAGCCCCGCGATCCTCGGTGACGTGCTCCGCGGCCAGTTGGGCTTCACCGGCCTCGTCGTCACCGACGGCATCGAGATGAGCGCCGTGTCCGGGCCGTACGGCATCGCCGGTGCCACCGTCCGCGCGGTCGCCGCGGGCGTGGACGCGGTGTGCGTCGGCGGCGAGAGCGCCGAGCAGTCCACCGCGGACGAGCTGCGCGACGCCCTGGTGCGGGCGGTGCTCGACGGCACGCTGCCCGAGGAGCGCCTGACCGAGGCGGCGGGCCGGGTCGGGGAGTTCGCCGCCTGGTCGGCCGGCCTGGGCCGCCAGGCCGCCCCGGCGGCGGACGCCTCCGACATCGGCCTGGTCGCCGCGCGGCGCGCGGTCCGCGTGCACGGTGAATCCGGCGCCAAGCTCCCGCTGACCGCCGATCCGCACGTCGTCGAGCTGTCCCCGACGATGAGCCTCGCCGTCGACGGCGCGACCCCCTGGGGCGTCGCCGAGCCGCTGCGCGCGCTGCGCCCCGGCACCACGTCCGTGCGCGTCGGCGAGGCCGAACTCACCCGCGACGCCGACCTCCTCGACCGCGTCGCCCTCGCCCCCGCCAGCGGCCGCGAGCTGGTCGTGGTGGTCCGGGACGCGGCCCGCCACCCCTGGATGTCGAAGGCGCTCACGGGCCTGGTGAACAGCCGCCCCGACGCCCTCGTCGTCGAGATGGGCGTGCCCGCGGGCGACCGGGTCGGCGCCGTCCACCTGACCACGTACGGCGCCACGCGCGTGTCCGGGATCGCCGTCGCGGAGGTGCTCGCCGGAGCCGCGTGA
- a CDS encoding phytanoyl-CoA dioxygenase family protein: protein MPAPAAPLHRAASPTPYFSADGETYLAQTPLKDIRKTRPLRVLTEEEYTFWQTYGYVVVEEAIPARAARRLLDFTWEFQGLDPDRPDTWYEEREFRTDLDRDLYVYGFVEAYHHQLLWDSRQTRRVYDAFVDVWDCEELWVTLDRLNLNPPNVKNRSRSLIAPTDEGFDIELHWDVDSTLSVLPQRVQGIIALHDTEAGLGGFQCSPELFRHFDRWRLDQPADRDPVRPNADRARFPVVRPELKAGDLLIWNGMLAHGVAPNTSADGVRAVQYLSMMPALEKHHALRTSRVASWRHLSTPDWNATLLGDARLPESERYGTATLTGLGERLLGLTPWHSAAAHR, encoded by the coding sequence ATGCCCGCACCCGCCGCCCCTCTGCACCGAGCCGCGTCCCCGACCCCGTACTTCAGCGCCGACGGCGAGACCTACCTCGCGCAGACGCCCCTGAAGGACATCCGCAAGACCCGCCCGCTGCGCGTCCTGACCGAGGAGGAGTACACCTTCTGGCAGACGTACGGCTACGTCGTGGTCGAGGAGGCGATACCCGCACGGGCGGCGCGCCGGCTCCTCGACTTCACCTGGGAGTTCCAGGGCCTCGACCCGGACCGGCCCGACACCTGGTACGAGGAGCGGGAGTTCCGCACCGACCTCGACCGGGACCTGTACGTCTACGGCTTCGTCGAGGCCTACCACCACCAGCTGCTCTGGGACAGCCGCCAGACCCGGCGCGTCTACGACGCGTTCGTCGACGTGTGGGACTGCGAGGAGCTCTGGGTGACCCTCGACCGGCTGAACCTCAATCCGCCCAACGTCAAGAACCGCTCCCGCTCGCTGATCGCGCCCACGGACGAGGGCTTCGACATCGAGCTGCACTGGGACGTCGACTCCACGCTGAGCGTGCTGCCGCAGCGCGTCCAGGGCATCATCGCGCTCCACGACACCGAGGCCGGGCTCGGCGGCTTCCAGTGCTCGCCCGAGCTGTTCCGCCACTTCGACCGCTGGCGGCTCGACCAGCCCGCGGACCGCGACCCGGTCCGGCCGAACGCCGACCGCGCCCGCTTCCCCGTGGTCCGGCCCGAGCTCAAGGCGGGCGACCTGCTGATCTGGAACGGCATGCTGGCCCACGGCGTGGCGCCCAACACCTCCGCCGACGGGGTCCGGGCGGTGCAGTACCTGTCGATGATGCCCGCCCTGGAGAAGCACCACGCCCTGCGCACGTCCCGGGTCGCGTCCTGGCGGCACCTGAGCACCCCGGACTGGAACGCGACGCTGCTCGGCGACGCCCGGCTGCCCGAGTCCGAGCGCTACGGCACCGCGACCCTCACCGGCCTGGGCGAGAGGCTCCTGGGGCTCACGCCCTGGCACTCCGCCGCCGCCCACCGGTGA
- a CDS encoding ABC transporter permease, which translates to MKTLGDAWDWLSTSAHWTGDGGIWHRLVQHLVLTVVCLLISCLVALPVALVLGHLGRGGALAVNISNVGRAVPTFAVLVLLLLTPIGDWGEGPTVVALVLFAVPPLLTNAYVGMREVDRGVVQAARGMGMTGWQMLWRVEAPLALPLIMSGVRIAAVQLVATATIAALAGGGGLGRIITAGFNLASTPQVVAGAVLVAVFALAVEACFEAAERLAPGRSRTARGRRTP; encoded by the coding sequence GTGAAGACCCTCGGCGACGCCTGGGACTGGCTCAGCACCTCCGCGCACTGGACGGGCGACGGCGGCATCTGGCACCGCCTCGTCCAGCACCTGGTCCTGACGGTGGTGTGCCTGCTGATCAGCTGTCTCGTCGCGCTGCCCGTCGCGCTCGTGCTCGGCCACCTCGGCCGGGGCGGGGCGCTGGCGGTGAACATCTCCAACGTCGGCCGGGCCGTGCCGACCTTCGCGGTCCTCGTCCTGCTGCTGCTCACCCCGATCGGCGACTGGGGCGAGGGGCCGACCGTCGTCGCCCTGGTCCTGTTCGCCGTGCCGCCGCTGCTCACCAACGCGTACGTCGGGATGCGCGAGGTCGACCGGGGCGTCGTCCAGGCCGCGCGCGGCATGGGCATGACGGGGTGGCAGATGCTGTGGCGGGTCGAGGCACCGCTCGCGCTGCCGCTGATCATGAGCGGGGTGCGCATCGCCGCCGTGCAGCTCGTCGCCACGGCCACCATCGCGGCGCTCGCGGGCGGCGGCGGGCTCGGCCGGATCATCACCGCGGGCTTCAACCTCGCCAGCACCCCGCAGGTCGTGGCGGGCGCGGTGCTCGTGGCCGTCTTCGCCCTGGCCGTCGAGGCGTGCTTCGAGGCGGCGGAGCGGCTCGCGCCCGGCCGGTCCCGCACGGCGCGCGGAAGGAGAACCCCATGA